One window of Ralstonia pickettii DTP0602 genomic DNA carries:
- a CDS encoding dimethylmenaquinone methyltransferase (K06911: K06911): MAIEPQQASTVPPTNSMKAMPQRQPSAPADLNALLRLRTRLEAETTAEVRFDAVTRAIYASEASNYRQVPLGVVIPKSVKDLETTVRLCGELGVAMVPRGAGTSMSGQSVNVAVCIDHSKYLHAVELVDPAQRIGRVQPGVICDHLKQAAAAHGLTFGPDPATHSRCTLGGMIGNNSCGAHSVMAGKTVENIERLEIVTATGARFWVGATDEAAYAEHLAAGGEQARIVKSLRELAERYADDIRAGFPRLKRRVSGYNLDQLLPENGFHIARALVGSEGTCATVLRADTSLVEGLPERVLLVLGFDTIFDAADCVPELLPLGPIAMEGLDTGIIGGLKQLGLKLDDIAELPAGNAWLMVEFGAALRDQARELAARAASAARSFPTQPNVRLVDDPSLMGRLWAIRETGASATSLSTVPGQPDPTVGWEDAAVEPARLGAYLREFSALVEHYGYKTNMYGHFGDGCIHSRITFDLRSPTGVGDWRRFLAEAAALVVKYQGSLSGEHGDGQAKGEFLPLMFTPRLMQAFREFKAIWDPNGLMNPGKLIDAMPVDANLRMGPSYRQDQATSVFTYPMGDGPGTGFGRETERCIGMGKCRSLDGGTMCPSFKATREERYATRGRARLFFEMLNGEVISETRDGEAVKDSMDLCLSCKGCKHDCPTHVDIPKYRSEFLYRYYKRRLRAPMDAAIGRLGQWLPTATRAAGLLNALMRNPLTRRVGHAFGLARSAVFPEIAATAFRRTGTATRLRQAGTRPYGQRDVVIWTDTFNNGFTPHVLEAAVAVVERQGWNARLSTRHVCCGRPFYDVGMLDQARRNLLEILDVLSAPIAAGVPVLVLEPSCLSVFRDEMPALLPDDPRAKALAALTVTMAEFATRAGMALDNDAEVHLHAHCHHRACGGTAAERQLGASVLDTGCCGMAGAFGYHRKTAELSRRIGESTLQPKLAALPADALVAADGFSCRTQIRKLTGREPRHLAEILADSNPSQPHRDTDFAEPERGVTQ, encoded by the coding sequence TTGGCGATAGAACCCCAGCAGGCTTCGACCGTACCGCCCACGAATTCCATGAAAGCGATGCCCCAACGCCAGCCCAGTGCCCCCGCCGACCTCAATGCGCTGCTGCGATTGCGCACGCGCCTGGAAGCCGAAACCACGGCGGAAGTGCGCTTCGACGCAGTCACGCGCGCCATCTACGCATCGGAAGCCTCGAATTATCGACAGGTCCCCCTTGGCGTCGTCATTCCGAAGTCTGTCAAAGACCTGGAGACCACCGTGCGCCTGTGCGGCGAGCTCGGCGTGGCCATGGTGCCGCGCGGCGCGGGTACCTCGATGAGCGGCCAGTCGGTCAACGTTGCTGTCTGCATCGACCATTCCAAGTACCTGCACGCGGTTGAGCTGGTCGATCCGGCCCAACGCATCGGCCGCGTGCAACCCGGCGTCATCTGCGACCACCTGAAGCAGGCCGCCGCTGCGCACGGCCTCACCTTTGGCCCGGATCCGGCCACCCACAGCCGCTGCACGCTGGGCGGCATGATCGGCAACAACTCATGCGGCGCCCATTCGGTGATGGCTGGCAAGACCGTCGAGAACATCGAGCGACTGGAGATCGTGACCGCCACCGGCGCGCGCTTCTGGGTCGGCGCCACCGACGAGGCCGCGTATGCCGAACATCTGGCGGCAGGCGGGGAACAGGCGCGCATCGTCAAGTCCCTGCGCGAACTGGCCGAGCGCTATGCGGACGATATCCGCGCCGGCTTCCCGCGGCTCAAGCGCCGTGTCTCGGGCTACAACCTCGACCAGTTGCTGCCGGAAAACGGCTTCCACATCGCCCGCGCCCTGGTGGGGTCCGAGGGGACCTGCGCTACCGTGCTGCGTGCCGACACGTCGCTGGTGGAGGGACTGCCCGAGCGCGTACTGCTGGTGCTCGGCTTCGATACCATCTTCGATGCCGCCGACTGCGTGCCCGAGCTGCTGCCGCTCGGACCGATCGCAATGGAAGGCCTGGACACCGGCATCATCGGCGGACTGAAGCAACTCGGACTGAAGCTCGACGACATCGCCGAGCTGCCGGCCGGCAATGCCTGGCTGATGGTGGAGTTCGGTGCTGCCCTGCGCGACCAGGCCCGCGAACTGGCGGCCCGCGCCGCCAGCGCGGCACGCTCGTTCCCTACGCAGCCGAATGTAAGGCTGGTCGACGATCCCTCGCTGATGGGACGCCTCTGGGCCATCCGCGAGACCGGGGCTTCGGCAACGTCATTGTCGACCGTTCCCGGACAACCCGATCCCACCGTGGGCTGGGAAGATGCCGCGGTCGAGCCGGCCCGGCTTGGCGCCTACCTGAGGGAATTCTCCGCCCTGGTCGAACACTATGGCTACAAGACCAATATGTACGGCCACTTTGGCGATGGCTGCATTCATTCGCGCATCACCTTCGACCTGCGTTCCCCCACAGGCGTTGGCGACTGGCGTCGGTTCCTGGCGGAAGCCGCCGCGCTGGTCGTCAAGTACCAGGGCTCATTGTCCGGCGAGCATGGCGACGGCCAGGCAAAGGGAGAGTTCCTGCCCCTGATGTTCACGCCCCGGCTGATGCAGGCATTCCGCGAGTTCAAGGCCATCTGGGACCCGAACGGCCTGATGAACCCCGGCAAGCTGATCGATGCAATGCCGGTGGACGCCAACCTGCGCATGGGTCCGTCATACCGGCAGGATCAGGCAACCAGCGTCTTCACCTACCCGATGGGCGATGGCCCGGGCACCGGCTTTGGCCGCGAAACCGAGCGCTGCATCGGCATGGGCAAGTGCCGGTCGCTCGATGGCGGCACCATGTGCCCCAGCTTCAAGGCCACCCGTGAAGAGCGCTACGCCACGCGCGGCCGCGCACGCCTGTTCTTCGAGATGCTCAACGGCGAGGTCATCAGCGAGACCCGTGACGGCGAGGCGGTCAAGGACTCGATGGACCTGTGCCTGTCGTGCAAGGGCTGCAAGCACGACTGTCCGACGCATGTCGATATCCCCAAGTACCGCAGCGAGTTCCTGTATCGCTACTACAAGCGGCGCCTGCGCGCGCCAATGGATGCCGCAATCGGGCGCCTGGGGCAATGGCTGCCCACGGCCACGCGCGCGGCTGGTCTGCTCAATGCCCTGATGCGCAATCCGCTGACCCGGCGCGTTGGCCACGCTTTCGGCCTGGCGCGCTCGGCCGTGTTCCCCGAGATCGCCGCCACCGCATTCCGCCGCACCGGCACAGCGACACGCCTGCGGCAGGCCGGCACGCGGCCGTACGGCCAGCGCGACGTCGTCATATGGACCGATACCTTCAATAACGGCTTCACCCCGCATGTGCTCGAGGCCGCCGTCGCGGTGGTCGAGCGGCAAGGATGGAACGCGCGGCTGAGCACGCGCCACGTCTGCTGCGGCCGACCGTTCTATGACGTCGGCATGCTGGACCAGGCGCGCCGCAACCTGCTCGAGATCCTGGACGTACTGTCCGCGCCGATTGCCGCCGGCGTTCCGGTGCTGGTGCTGGAACCAAGCTGCCTGTCGGTGTTCCGGGATGAAATGCCGGCCCTGCTGCCTGACGACCCGCGCGCCAAAGCGCTGGCAGCACTGACGGTCACGATGGCCGAGTTCGCCACCCGCGCCGGCATGGCGCTGGACAACGATGCCGAGGTCCACCTGCACGCCCACTGCCATCACCGCGCCTGCGGCGGCACGGCGGCGGAGCGCCAGCTTGGCGCAAGCGTCCTCGACACCGGTTGTTGCGGGATGGCCGGCGCCTTTGGCTATCACCGCAAGACAGCCGAGCTGTCGCGGCGGATTGGCGAGAGCACGCTGCAGCCAAAGCTTGCCGCACTCCCGGCCGATGCGCTGGTTGCCGCGGACGGCTTCAGCTGCCGCACCCAGATCCGCAAGCTGACCGGACGCGAACCGCGCCACCTCGCAGAGATCCTTGCCGACTCCAACCCTTCGCAACCACACCGCGACACCGACTTCGCGGAACCTGAAAGAGGCGTAACGCAATGA
- a CDS encoding 4-aminobutyrate aminotransferase (K07250: gabT; 4-aminobutyrate aminotransferase / (S)-3-amino-2-methylpropionate transaminase [EC:2.6.1.19 2.6.1.22]), protein MTQSNQAHIAARTQHVPHGVVTAHPIFADKAEGSFLWDVEGRRYIDFVGGIGVQNIGHNHPKVVEAVRRQLGRVTHAAFQVVGYDVYVELAARLNKLVGGAEHYKTLFATTGAEAVENAVKIARAYRNVPGIIAFRGGFHGRTLLGSTLTGMSTPYKQNFGPLAGDVYHTPYPDEFRGFSGADAIRALEDLFATQIAPDRIAAIILEPVQGDGGFLPAGNEFLQALRALTRKHGIVLILDEIQAGFGRTGKMFGFQHAGIQPDLVTVAKSLAGGMPLSGVVGRAEIMDAPAPGGLGGTYAGNPLACAAALAVLDLFEEEQLLASALALAETLRAGLDQLAREFPAIGTVRGVGAMLALEFVKDSDPFQPDATFAQAVIDRCRERGLLVIKCGVHRNNVRLLAPLNTSSETAQEALEILRAAIAQTSNEAR, encoded by the coding sequence ATGACCCAGTCCAACCAGGCCCATATCGCGGCCCGCACCCAACATGTTCCGCATGGCGTCGTCACCGCCCATCCGATCTTTGCCGACAAGGCCGAAGGCTCGTTCCTGTGGGATGTGGAAGGACGTCGCTATATCGATTTCGTCGGCGGCATCGGCGTGCAGAATATCGGCCATAACCACCCCAAGGTCGTCGAGGCGGTGCGCAGGCAACTGGGTCGGGTGACGCACGCAGCGTTCCAGGTGGTCGGCTATGACGTCTATGTCGAGCTGGCCGCGCGGCTGAACAAGCTGGTCGGCGGCGCCGAACACTACAAGACGCTGTTCGCGACAACCGGCGCGGAAGCGGTGGAGAACGCGGTCAAGATCGCGCGCGCCTACCGCAATGTGCCGGGGATCATCGCGTTCCGCGGCGGCTTCCACGGGCGCACGCTGCTCGGCTCGACGCTGACCGGCATGAGCACGCCGTACAAGCAGAACTTCGGGCCGCTGGCCGGCGACGTCTATCACACGCCCTATCCCGATGAATTCCGCGGTTTCTCCGGCGCGGATGCGATCCGCGCACTGGAAGACCTCTTTGCCACGCAGATCGCCCCGGATCGCATCGCGGCCATCATCCTGGAACCGGTGCAAGGCGACGGCGGCTTCCTGCCGGCCGGCAACGAGTTCCTGCAGGCCCTGCGCGCGCTGACCCGCAAGCATGGCATCGTGCTGATCCTGGATGAGATCCAGGCCGGATTCGGCCGGACCGGCAAGATGTTCGGCTTCCAGCATGCGGGCATCCAGCCGGACCTGGTCACGGTCGCGAAGAGCCTGGCCGGCGGCATGCCGCTGTCCGGCGTGGTCGGGCGTGCCGAGATCATGGACGCGCCGGCACCCGGCGGGCTGGGCGGCACGTATGCGGGCAATCCGCTCGCCTGCGCCGCAGCGCTGGCGGTGCTCGACCTGTTCGAGGAAGAACAGTTGCTCGCCAGTGCGCTCGCACTGGCTGAAACGCTGCGCGCGGGGCTCGACCAGCTCGCGCGCGAGTTTCCCGCCATCGGGACCGTGCGCGGCGTTGGCGCGATGCTGGCGCTGGAGTTCGTCAAGGACAGCGATCCGTTCCAGCCCGACGCGACATTCGCTCAAGCAGTGATCGACCGCTGCCGCGAGCGCGGCCTGCTGGTGATCAAGTGCGGCGTGCATCGGAACAACGTGCGCCTGCTGGCGCCGCTCAACACCTCCTCGGAAACGGCGCAGGAAGCCCTGGAGATCTTGCGCGCCGCGATTGCGCAAACCAGCAACGAGGCCCGGTAA